Proteins encoded together in one Planctomyces sp. SH-PL14 window:
- a CDS encoding serine protease, whose amino-acid sequence MRGLTPLLAIGLGLILFPASDAAAQVGKQSTLWTWTSGAPHHDAIVQVSLKGAIGTGIVIDVAKDKPVGEGFEGLCATAYHVVEPDEGKREIEVLYRNGKVAERALLLDFDKQRDLALLWVWVPKGIEPVKCAEKAVRPGDQVEIAGLGGGSKLDCCLRHFSSAASAPTNSDVILCDVALLPGDSGGPVFNADHEVAGVISGGWFWWDGGIQTDHGYPIQVTWPAKACNVSAIQQLHGKVPGWYRRRK is encoded by the coding sequence ATGCGAGGTCTGACCCCGCTTCTGGCGATCGGCCTGGGGCTGATCTTGTTCCCGGCGTCCGACGCCGCGGCGCAGGTTGGCAAGCAGAGTACGTTGTGGACCTGGACGAGCGGCGCGCCGCATCACGACGCGATCGTCCAGGTGTCGCTCAAGGGGGCGATCGGCACCGGCATCGTCATCGATGTCGCGAAGGACAAGCCGGTCGGCGAAGGTTTTGAGGGTCTGTGTGCGACGGCGTACCACGTCGTCGAGCCGGACGAAGGAAAGCGCGAGATCGAGGTCCTGTACCGCAATGGAAAGGTGGCGGAGCGGGCGCTGCTGCTCGATTTCGACAAGCAGCGGGATCTGGCTCTGTTGTGGGTCTGGGTTCCGAAGGGAATCGAACCCGTGAAATGTGCGGAGAAGGCGGTGCGGCCGGGGGATCAGGTTGAGATCGCCGGGCTTGGCGGCGGTTCGAAGCTCGACTGTTGCCTGCGGCACTTTTCGTCCGCGGCTTCGGCCCCGACGAATTCCGATGTGATCCTGTGCGACGTGGCGCTCTTGCCGGGGGATTCCGGAGGTCCGGTGTTCAATGCGGACCACGAGGTGGCCGGGGTGATTTCCGGGGGCTGGTTCTGGTGGGATGGTGGGATCCAGACGGACCACGGTTATCCGATCCAGGTGACGTGGCCGGCGAAGGCGTGCAATGTTTCGGCGATTCAGCAGCTCCATGGGAAGGTGCCTGGGTGGTATCGCCGCCGCAAGTGA
- a CDS encoding GDSL-type esterase/lipase family protein, protein MARWLSCAFFWLLLAALPTTGRAGEPRPTVVLTLGDSITKGVRPGVTAEQTFSTIAEKDLTAKGHTVRVINVGIGGENSEQALARLEKTLFDHHPDIVAIMYGTNDSYVDKGQSAERIIPTRFRANLEAIVASVRRSGGEPVLMTEPRYAQQSPVNGIGEHCNVRLEPYAAITREAAGKFGTPVIDHFAAWTKAEGGGTNLRDWTTDGYHPNPAGHAEMAGRLVETVDRILRRKPLPGWPAGRTATGLFEWDALQIPGAGVFRQPGSLYLVFDQPTATREVVLPRLNNVVLRAWWWPIPQGGAVSPAEMPAEAPAPPWTPPVERLLKFSQSPTEWRIAAGEALASPAVVVLDVVGTPRLAAEGERIGPGRDGVLTLNASDAIVHGEKLQFEPLTHKNTVGYWVNPADWVEWKIDLPAPSAYQVQILQGCGGHAGSEMIVSVGNRELVFDVEETGHFQNFRWREIGTLGLEAGSAQSLELRCRKLAKGAVMDVRQIRLVPTGPQPASRTVWDVAPDVVLPPLTQEPPAPGRRCLMRIDGEPNAYFTVTFPTDWNPAKKFPVVAEWTGNGPYANPQGDRSTGRVEDGELALGLAGTDGAICVGLPYLDQQGANVTQWWGSAPDHQPATTVAHAKRVLDEVCGRWAGDPDRIVLVGFSRGAIACNALGLHDDEIAKRWRGMVCFSHYDGVRTWPVAGSDRVSALTRLARLQGRPQFLLAESSPVAGASLDAVRTMLTEAEVDTGRMTFAEAGFVNHDDAWALRPSPIRAQVRAWLNDVLK, encoded by the coding sequence ATGGCTCGCTGGCTGTCCTGCGCATTCTTCTGGCTCCTCCTCGCCGCCCTTCCGACCACCGGAAGAGCCGGTGAACCCCGGCCCACCGTGGTCCTCACACTGGGGGACTCGATCACCAAGGGAGTCCGCCCCGGTGTGACAGCCGAACAGACCTTCTCCACCATCGCCGAGAAGGACCTGACCGCCAAAGGACACACCGTCCGGGTCATCAACGTCGGGATCGGCGGAGAAAACTCCGAGCAAGCCCTCGCGCGACTGGAGAAGACTCTCTTCGACCACCACCCCGACATCGTCGCCATCATGTACGGGACGAACGACAGCTATGTCGACAAGGGGCAATCCGCCGAGCGGATCATCCCCACCCGGTTCCGCGCCAACCTCGAAGCGATCGTCGCCTCGGTGCGGCGGTCCGGCGGTGAACCGGTCCTCATGACTGAACCGCGGTACGCCCAACAGTCTCCAGTGAACGGAATCGGCGAGCACTGCAACGTCCGCCTGGAGCCCTACGCGGCAATCACGCGCGAGGCGGCCGGAAAATTCGGGACGCCGGTGATCGACCACTTCGCGGCGTGGACCAAAGCGGAGGGCGGGGGAACGAACCTGCGGGACTGGACGACGGACGGATACCACCCGAATCCGGCCGGCCACGCCGAGATGGCGGGGCGTCTTGTCGAGACCGTCGACCGGATCCTCCGCCGCAAGCCCCTCCCGGGTTGGCCGGCTGGACGCACTGCCACCGGCCTCTTTGAGTGGGACGCCCTCCAGATCCCGGGCGCCGGCGTGTTCCGGCAGCCGGGTTCGCTGTACCTCGTCTTCGACCAGCCGACGGCGACGCGTGAGGTCGTCCTGCCGCGGCTCAACAACGTGGTCCTCAGGGCATGGTGGTGGCCAATCCCGCAGGGCGGGGCGGTGTCGCCCGCCGAGATGCCGGCGGAGGCCCCTGCGCCGCCATGGACTCCGCCGGTCGAGCGACTCCTGAAATTCTCTCAGTCACCCACGGAGTGGCGGATCGCGGCGGGGGAGGCGCTCGCGTCCCCCGCGGTTGTGGTGCTGGACGTCGTCGGAACCCCGCGGCTCGCTGCCGAAGGAGAACGGATCGGACCGGGGCGGGACGGCGTCCTGACGCTGAATGCCAGCGACGCGATCGTCCACGGCGAAAAACTTCAGTTCGAGCCGCTCACGCACAAGAACACCGTCGGCTACTGGGTGAACCCGGCCGACTGGGTGGAGTGGAAGATCGATCTGCCTGCTCCCTCGGCGTACCAGGTGCAGATCCTCCAGGGCTGCGGCGGACACGCCGGGAGTGAGATGATCGTTTCGGTCGGCAACCGGGAACTCGTCTTCGACGTGGAGGAGACTGGACACTTCCAGAACTTCCGGTGGCGCGAGATCGGCACGCTCGGGCTGGAAGCGGGATCGGCCCAATCGCTGGAGCTCCGCTGCCGGAAGCTCGCAAAGGGGGCGGTGATGGACGTCCGCCAGATCCGTCTCGTCCCGACCGGCCCCCAGCCGGCATCGCGGACCGTGTGGGATGTCGCGCCCGATGTCGTTCTTCCGCCTCTCACGCAGGAGCCCCCCGCGCCGGGCCGCCGCTGCCTGATGCGGATCGACGGAGAGCCGAACGCCTACTTCACCGTCACCTTTCCGACGGACTGGAACCCGGCGAAGAAGTTCCCCGTGGTGGCGGAATGGACGGGGAACGGACCCTATGCCAACCCGCAGGGGGACCGCTCCACAGGCCGCGTGGAGGATGGCGAACTGGCGCTCGGCCTCGCCGGAACGGACGGGGCGATCTGCGTCGGCCTTCCCTACCTGGATCAGCAGGGAGCGAATGTCACCCAGTGGTGGGGCTCCGCTCCCGACCATCAGCCGGCGACCACGGTCGCACACGCGAAGCGGGTTCTGGACGAAGTCTGCGGCCGCTGGGCCGGAGATCCCGACCGGATCGTCCTCGTCGGCTTCTCGCGAGGGGCGATCGCCTGCAACGCCCTCGGCCTGCACGACGACGAAATCGCCAAACGCTGGCGGGGGATGGTCTGCTTCAGCCACTACGACGGCGTCCGGACCTGGCCCGTCGCCGGAAGCGACCGGGTAAGCGCCCTGACGCGTCTCGCAAGACTCCAGGGACGGCCTCAGTTCCTCCTGGCGGAGTCCTCCCCCGTGGCTGGGGCGTCGCTCGACGCCGTTCGAACAATGCTGACCGAAGCCGAGGTCGACACCGGCCGGATGACATTCGCCGAGGCCGGCTTCGTCAACCACGACGACGCCTGGGCGCTGCGGCCGTCCCCGATCAGGGCGCAGGTCCGAGCGTGGCTCAACGACGTGTTGAAGTGA
- a CDS encoding SNF2-related protein, protein MSLAQLFESKFRGDIRFRGQAYLQAERVAIIRVSEDDVFGVVRDGVEYATQLSRQNNELRMFCSCVGDGQTRDPACKHLWATLLAVDAQHLVTGAPKPGHIPPFFVEVRPSLFDDPADDEDGEGDVYIPPIGRGSAPAATAVAAPARPAAPKMREWEQRLESLRSYMAVDPTRKTAETTDREIYYEVDLEESLKSNQLVIQTSQRQRRASGQWGKLKPLKIRPGRMDELELQEDRQILAYLMGGVPDRSGWFAQQAEFQTSIFRYRVPYELCELLLPMMCTTGRVRFLGDEEKHSSSLAWDTENPWTLALVLRHDDANARWGLGGELRRDAEVLKFEDTRLLVPGGLVVTEDKIARVEDFGAFDWVKLVRAENGFSVGNGEERELVDQLLDMPTLPELDLPTHLKLEEAKATPVAYLTLKSPRTKGWKHERLTGVVEFEYLDAFVSGSSARWAIVQREKGRCILRDRNAEAGGWSQLKEAGFRRMLDQRNAKHDVEIPVSDLANAVRRLIPQGWQVRADGKQIRQAATLQFRIRSGIDWFELTGDAAFEGAGVGFPELLAALKRGDNTVRLDDGSLGILPEEWLVQYGMLAGLGAAQEDHLRFSMTQVGLLDALLETEEFVEVDARFEEVREKLRSFKGVKQAVEPEGFKGSLRPYQQEGLGWLQFLQDFHFGGCLADDMGLGKTVQLLALLQERKNLDPNRRPSIVVVPKSLMFNWVHEIERFTQLKHVEYTGLERAHLRDDLTKFDIILTTYGTLRRDILPLKDLQFDYAVLDEAQTIKNSTSQVAKACRLLRAEHRIALSGTPIENHLGDLWSIFEFLNPGMLGRSSAFKVNSADAQDAESRRILARGLRPFVLRRTKREVAADLPEKFEETIYCQMGKRQRALYNELRQHYRESLLGMVREQGMNKSRMHVLEALLRLRQAACHPALLDRETTEEPFAKLDVLIPHLEELIEEGHKSLVFSQFTSMLSIVREHLDKKGVKYVYLDGKTRARKQMVDEFQDNEDVKVFLISLKAGGLGLNLTAAEYVFLLDPWWNPAVEAQAIDRAHRVGQTRQVFAYRLICSDTVEEKILELQGQKRELADAILEADGSLMQDLTADDLEKLLS, encoded by the coding sequence GTGTCACTGGCGCAGTTGTTTGAGTCGAAGTTTCGGGGCGACATCCGGTTCCGCGGCCAGGCATATCTCCAGGCCGAGCGGGTCGCCATCATCCGCGTCTCGGAAGACGATGTCTTCGGCGTGGTTCGGGACGGCGTGGAATACGCCACCCAGCTCAGCCGCCAGAACAACGAGCTGCGGATGTTCTGCAGCTGCGTCGGCGACGGCCAGACCCGCGATCCGGCTTGCAAACACCTGTGGGCCACGCTGCTCGCCGTCGACGCCCAGCACCTTGTGACCGGCGCCCCCAAGCCCGGACACATTCCTCCCTTCTTCGTCGAGGTCCGCCCGTCGCTCTTCGACGATCCGGCCGATGACGAGGACGGCGAAGGGGACGTCTACATTCCGCCGATCGGCCGCGGGTCCGCCCCCGCCGCCACGGCAGTCGCCGCTCCGGCCCGCCCCGCGGCTCCCAAGATGCGTGAATGGGAGCAGCGGCTGGAGTCGCTGCGGTCCTACATGGCGGTCGACCCGACCCGCAAGACGGCCGAGACGACCGACCGCGAGATCTACTACGAAGTCGACCTGGAGGAGAGCCTCAAGTCGAACCAGCTCGTGATTCAGACGTCCCAGCGGCAGCGCCGCGCCAGCGGACAGTGGGGAAAGCTGAAGCCCCTCAAGATCCGTCCGGGCCGGATGGACGAGCTCGAGCTGCAGGAAGACCGCCAGATCCTGGCGTACCTGATGGGGGGCGTGCCCGACCGCTCGGGCTGGTTCGCCCAGCAGGCGGAATTCCAGACCTCGATCTTCCGCTACCGCGTCCCTTACGAGCTGTGCGAGCTCCTGCTCCCGATGATGTGCACGACGGGGCGGGTCCGCTTCCTCGGTGATGAAGAGAAGCACTCCTCATCGCTCGCTTGGGATACGGAGAACCCGTGGACCCTCGCGCTCGTCCTGCGGCATGACGACGCCAACGCCCGCTGGGGGCTCGGCGGCGAGCTCCGCCGCGACGCGGAAGTCCTCAAGTTCGAAGACACCCGCCTGCTGGTCCCCGGCGGATTGGTCGTGACGGAAGACAAGATCGCCCGCGTCGAAGACTTCGGCGCGTTCGACTGGGTCAAGCTGGTCCGGGCCGAGAACGGCTTCTCGGTCGGCAACGGTGAGGAACGGGAGCTGGTCGACCAGCTCCTCGACATGCCGACGCTCCCCGAGCTCGACCTTCCGACGCATCTCAAGCTCGAAGAAGCCAAGGCGACGCCGGTCGCCTACCTGACCCTCAAGTCCCCCCGCACCAAGGGGTGGAAGCACGAGCGGCTCACGGGGGTCGTCGAGTTCGAATACCTCGACGCCTTCGTGTCCGGCTCGAGCGCCCGGTGGGCGATCGTCCAGCGCGAGAAGGGCCGCTGCATCCTGCGGGACCGCAACGCGGAAGCGGGAGGCTGGTCGCAGCTCAAGGAGGCGGGTTTCCGCCGGATGCTCGATCAGCGGAACGCCAAGCACGACGTCGAGATTCCGGTCAGCGACCTGGCGAACGCCGTGCGGCGGTTGATCCCGCAGGGATGGCAGGTCCGGGCCGATGGCAAGCAGATCCGCCAGGCGGCGACGCTCCAGTTCCGCATCCGCTCCGGCATCGACTGGTTCGAGCTGACCGGCGATGCCGCGTTCGAAGGGGCCGGAGTCGGGTTCCCCGAGCTCCTCGCCGCGCTCAAGCGGGGTGACAACACGGTCCGCCTCGACGACGGCTCGCTGGGGATTCTCCCGGAAGAGTGGCTCGTCCAGTACGGAATGCTCGCGGGGCTGGGAGCCGCCCAGGAGGACCACCTGCGGTTCTCGATGACCCAGGTCGGCCTTCTCGATGCGCTGCTCGAAACCGAGGAATTCGTCGAAGTCGACGCCCGGTTCGAAGAGGTCCGGGAGAAGCTCCGCTCCTTCAAGGGAGTCAAGCAGGCGGTCGAACCGGAAGGCTTCAAGGGGAGCCTGCGGCCCTACCAGCAGGAAGGGCTCGGCTGGCTCCAGTTCCTTCAGGACTTCCACTTCGGCGGATGTCTGGCGGACGACATGGGTCTCGGTAAGACGGTCCAGCTCCTCGCGCTCCTGCAGGAGCGGAAGAACCTGGATCCGAACCGGCGTCCGTCGATCGTCGTGGTCCCCAAGTCCCTGATGTTCAACTGGGTCCACGAAATCGAGCGGTTCACGCAGCTGAAGCACGTCGAGTACACGGGACTCGAGCGGGCCCATCTGCGGGATGACCTGACGAAGTTCGACATCATCCTCACGACGTACGGAACGCTCCGTCGCGACATCCTGCCCCTCAAGGACCTCCAGTTCGACTACGCGGTCCTCGACGAAGCCCAGACGATCAAGAATTCCACCTCGCAGGTGGCCAAGGCGTGCCGGCTGCTGAGAGCGGAGCACCGCATCGCTCTGAGCGGTACGCCGATCGAAAACCACCTTGGCGATCTGTGGTCGATCTTCGAATTCCTGAACCCCGGGATGCTGGGTCGCAGTTCCGCCTTCAAGGTGAATTCGGCCGACGCCCAGGACGCGGAGTCGCGGCGGATCCTCGCTCGCGGCTTGCGGCCGTTCGTTCTTCGCCGGACGAAGCGGGAAGTCGCCGCGGACCTGCCGGAGAAGTTCGAGGAAACGATTTACTGCCAGATGGGGAAGCGGCAGCGGGCGCTCTACAACGAGCTCCGTCAGCACTACCGCGAGTCGCTGCTGGGGATGGTCCGCGAGCAGGGAATGAACAAGTCGCGGATGCACGTCCTCGAGGCGCTGCTCCGGTTGCGTCAGGCGGCCTGCCATCCGGCGCTGCTCGACCGCGAGACGACGGAAGAGCCGTTCGCCAAGCTGGACGTGCTGATCCCGCATCTCGAGGAGCTGATCGAGGAGGGGCACAAGTCGCTCGTCTTCTCGCAGTTCACGAGCATGCTGTCGATCGTTCGGGAGCACCTCGACAAGAAGGGGGTCAAGTACGTCTACCTCGACGGCAAGACCCGCGCCCGCAAGCAGATGGTCGACGAGTTCCAGGACAACGAGGACGTCAAGGTGTTCCTCATCAGCCTCAAGGCCGGGGGCTTGGGTCTGAACCTGACGGCGGCCGAGTACGTGTTTCTGCTCGATCCGTGGTGGAATCCTGCTGTTGAAGCTCAGGCGATCGACCGGGCGCACCGTGTTGGTCAGACGCGTCAGGTCTTTGCGTATCGACTGATCTGTAGTGATACGGTCGAGGAGAAGATTCTGGAGCTGCAGGGGCAGAAGCGCGAGCTGGCGGACGCGATTCTCGAGGCGGATGGCTCGCTGATGCAGGATCTGACGGCCGACGACCTGGAGAAACTGTTGTCATAG
- the thiS gene encoding sulfur carrier protein ThiS encodes MKVTVNGEPREVAAGTTVGDLLQELGKNPKFLAVERNLELVPRTEHASTPLQDGDALEIVTLVGGG; translated from the coding sequence ATGAAAGTCACGGTCAATGGAGAACCGCGGGAAGTCGCCGCCGGAACGACGGTCGGCGACCTGCTGCAGGAACTCGGGAAGAATCCCAAGTTCCTCGCGGTCGAGCGGAATCTCGAGCTCGTCCCGCGGACGGAGCACGCTTCGACTCCGCTGCAGGACGGCGATGCGCTGGAGATCGTGACCCTCGTCGGCGGCGGGTAG